Proteins co-encoded in one Seriola aureovittata isolate HTS-2021-v1 ecotype China chromosome 1, ASM2101889v1, whole genome shotgun sequence genomic window:
- the zrsr2 gene encoding U2 small nuclear ribonucleoprotein auxiliary factor 35 kDa subunit-related protein 2 gives MAASTPPMISAPVPSQKKRRAAQRKERRKRKRQALAQTRECGLINGAGDTHGEEEVIDDEDDEDNDIAKEERLRQHEEWLERERLAQEEFRLRSEREEAARKRKEEEERMIKEEWEAQQRKEQEEKEQKQQEKRDREEAVQKMLDEAEKQLDNGGPWMNPEAPVTEKSENFGTECDVANCPFFLKTGACRFGDRCSRKHIYPTTSPTLMIRGMFTTFGLEESRRDDYDIDACLEHSEDDLQESFLEFYHDALPEFKSVGKVVQFKVSCNYEPHLRGNVYIQFDKEEQCKEAFIKFNGRWYASRQLHCEICPVTRWKNAICGLFDRQKCPKGKHCNFLHVFRNPGNEFWEADRDLHMSPDRSVRGSRRDGWYSERYRDRSWRQRHCSRSPLRSERSLSRREDNRRRSRSRERRVSHQDKGDKWSSRSRHSDRRKDRYLSTSRDRSRSRSRDRSRSRSRDREQDRLRNRSRDEDREHRYRNISEERDNRDKDEDTHREARERSRSTSTERKRDRDSREKSPKKPDRRKKTPNDDTNTHRRHKHSKKSKKKSKKKHKKKSHLPEGTTSSGESEKEKESETENHSATSPSEERNETELVPKISNVHESADIENKFSPESKSEQSNNEISMSLLETVT, from the exons ATGGCAGCATCCACTCCTCCAATGATCTCTGCTCCTGTGCCAag tcaaaAGAAACgcagagctgctcagaggaaagagagaagaaaacggAAACGCCAAGCTCTCGCCCAAACCAGAGAATGTG GTTTAATAAATGGAGCAGGCGATACacatggagaagaagaagtaatagatgatgaagatgatgaggacaACGATATTGCTAAGGAGGAAAG ATTGCGCCAACATGAGGAGTGGTTGGAAAGAGAGAGGCTTGCTCAGGAGGAATTCAGGCTGAGGTCTGAGAGGGAGGAAGCTGCacggaaaagaaaagaagaggaggag CGGATGATCAAGGAGGAATGGGAGGCCCAGCAGAGgaaagaacaagaagaaaaagagcagaagcagcaggagaaacgagacagagag GAGGCTGTTCAGAAAATGTTGGATGAAGCTGAAAAACAG CTTGATAATGGAGGACCGTGGATGAATCCTGAGGCTCCAGTGACAGAAAAATCAGAGAACTTTGGGACAGAGTGCGACGTAGCCAACTGTCCGTTTTTCCTCAAGACTGGAGCGTGTCGATTTGGAGACAG ATGTTCTCGGAAGCACATTTATCCCACAACAAGCCCGACCCTGATGATCCGTGGTATGTTTACGACGTTTGGCTTGGAGGAGTCACGGCGGGATGATTACGACATAGATGCCTGTTTGGAGCACAGCGAGGATGACCTACAGGAGTCTTTCCTCGAGTTCTACCATGATGCCTTGCCAGAGTTCAAGAGTGTCGGCAAAGTCGTTCAGTTCAAG GTCAGCTGCAATTATGAACCACACCTGAGAGGAAATGTTTACATCCAGTTTGACAA AGAGGAGCAGTGTAAGGAGGCCTTCATCAAGTTCAATGGGAGGTGGTATGCAAGCCGGCAGCTTCATTGTGAGATATGTCCTGTTACACGGTGGAAAAATGCCATATGTG gatTGTTTGACAGACAGAAATGCCCCAAAGGGAAGCACTGTAACTTCCTGCATGTATTTCGAAACCCTGGCAATGAATTCTGGGAGGCTGACAGGGACCTGCACATGTCACCAGACCGCAGCGTCAGGGGGAGTCGCAGAGACGGGTGGTATTCAGAGCGTTACAGAGACAGATCGTGGAGGCAGCGTCACTGCAGCAGAAGCCCACTAAGGTCGGAGAGATCCCTCAGCAGAAGAGAGGACAACAGGCGGAGGAGCAGGAGTCGAGAGAGGAGGGTCTCCCACCAGGATAAAGGGGACAAATGGTCGTCCAGGTCCAGACACAGCGACAGGAGGAAAGATAGGTATCTGAGCACAAGTAGAGACAGGTCGAGGAGTAGAAGTAGAGACAGGTCGAGGAGTAGAagtagagacagagaacaagatAGGCTTAGAAACAGGAGTAGAGATGAAGACAGGGAGCACAGGTATAGGAATAtaagtgaagagagagacaatagagacaaagatgaagacaCCCACAGAGAAGCGAGAGAAAGGTCAAGAAGCAcaagcacagagaggaaaagagacagagacagtagagaaaagAGCCCAAAGAAACCAGACCGACGTAAGAAAACACCAAATGACGATACCAACACACACCGCCGCCACAAACACTCcaaaaagagcaagaaaaagagCAAGAAGAAGCATAAGAAGAAAAGCCATTTGCCCGAAGGGACGACTTCATCAGGAGAgtcagaaaaggagaaagagtcagagacagagaaccATTCTGCAACCAGTCCCAGCgaagagagaaatgaaacagagTTGGTTCCCAAAATCAGTAACGTACATGAGAGTGCTGACATAGAGAACAAGTTTAGTCCTGAAAGTAAAAGTGAACAGTCTAACAATGAAATATCAATGAGTCTGCTGGAAACAGTGACATGA
- the lctla gene encoding lactase-like a, with protein sequence MMLQQCILRTCHVLALVLCVSASEDFDWTKNERTSFYYGTFPTGFSWGAGSSAYQTEGAWNMDGKGMSIWDTFAHKKGKIFSNDTGDSSCEGYYKFKDDITLMKDMKLNHYRFSISWPRILPSGLKSEHINEKGIKYYNDLINILLENKITPVVTLYHWDLPQVLQEKYGGWQNISMVNHFNDFANLCFERFGNRVRYWITFNNPWSIAVEGYETGEHAPGLKLKGTGAYKAAHHIIKAHAKVWHTYDMQWRSKQKGLVGISLTADWGEPVDITNQRDIEAAERYIQFYMGWFATPIFNGDYPQVMKDYIGRKSGQQGLGASRLPVFSPQEKSYIKGTCDFLGLGHFTTRYITQKNYPSGFGDSYFADRDLAELVDPQWPDPGSEWLYSVPWGFRRLLNFVKTQYGNPMIYVTENGVSEKMLCTDLCDDWRMQYFKDYINEMLKAIKDGVNVKGYTAWSLLDNFEWDEGYSERFGLYYVDFRNKNKPRYPKASVQFYKRIISSNGFPNQREVESWKRKAVETCSSSNQLLAADPLIGHMEMVTEIVVPTVCTLCILLSAVFLMFLLRGRL encoded by the exons ATGATGCTGCAGCAGTGCATCCTGAGGACGTGCCATGTGCTTGCACTGgtgctgtgtgtttcagccaGTGAGGACTTTGACTGGACAAAGAATGAGAGAACATCCTTCTACTACGGCACCTTCCCAACTG GTTTCTCCTGGGGAGCTGGCAGCTCTGCCTATCAGACTGAAGGGGCTTGGAACATGGACGGCAAAGGAATGAGCATCTGGGATACATTCGCccacaaaaaagggaaaatattctCAAATGATACGGGAGACTCCTCGTGTGAGGGATACTACAAATTCAAG gaCGACATCACCTTGATGAAAGACATGAAGCTGAATCATTATCGTTTCTCCATCTCCTGGCCAAGGATTTTACCAAGCGGACTGAAAA GTGAACACATCAATGAGAAAGGAATCAAATATTACAACGACCTGATTAACATCCTGCTGGAAAATAAGATCACACCTGTTGTCACTCTGTACCATTGGGATTTACCTCAG GTGTTACAGGAGAAATACGGCGGCTGGCAGAACATCAGCATGGTGAACCACTTCAACGACTTTGCCAACTTGTGCTTTGAAAGATTTGGGAACAGAGTGAGGTACTGGATCACATTCAACAACCCCTGG TCGATTGCTGTGGAGGGATATGAAACAGGGGAACATGCGCCCGGGCTGAAGCTGAAGGGAACAGGAGCTTACAAAGCTGCTCACCATATCATCAAA GCACATGCTAAGGTTTGGCACACGTACGACATGCAGTGGCGAAGcaaacaaaaag gccTAGTTGGGATCTCGCTAACAGCTGACTGGGGTGAACCGGTGGACATCACCAACCAGAGGGAcattgaagcagcagagagataCATCCAGTTCTACATGGGCTGGTTTGCTACTCCCATCTTCAACGGAGACTATCCCCAGGTTATGAAAGACTACATCG GCAGGAAGAGTGGCCAGCAGGGCCTGGGAGCTTCACGGCTGCCCGTCTTCTCGCCTCAGGAAAAGAGCTACATTAAGGGAACCTGCGACTTCCTGGGCCTCGGCCATTTCACTACTCGCTACATCACCCAGAAGAATTACCCATCAGGCTTCGGAGATAGCTACTTCGCAGATCGTGACCTCGCTGAGCTGGTTGACCCACAGTGGCCTGATCCTGGCTCTGAATGGCTCTATTCTGTTCCCTGGGGCTTCCGACGCTTGTTGAACTTTGTCAAG ACTCAGTATGGAAACCCCATGATCTACGTGACAGAAAACGGCGTGTCAGAGAAAATGCTCTGCACCGACCTCTGTGATGACTGGAGAATGCAGTACTTCAAAGATTACATCAACGAAATGCTCAAAG CAATCAAGGACGGGGTAAACGTGAAGGGCTACACAGCCTGGTCTCTCCTCGACAACTTTGAGTGGGATGAAGGATACTCTGAGAGGTTCGGCCTCTATTATGTGGACTTCAGGAACAAGAACAAACCACGCTACCCGAAGGCCTCAGTCCAGTTCTATAAACGCATCATCAGCTCTAATGGTTTCCCCAACCAGAGAGAG GTGGAGAGTTGGAAGAGGAAAGCTGTGGAGACCTGCTCCTCCAGTAACCAGCTCCTGGCTGCAG ATCCACTGATAGGCCACATGGAGATGGTAACAGAGATTGTGGTTCCCACCGTGTGCACGCTCTGCATCCTCCTCAGTGCAGTCTTCCTCATGTTCCTGCTGCGTGGACGCctctga
- the LOC130173390 gene encoding BTB/POZ domain-containing protein 1-like isoform X1, giving the protein MATGSGGSIGGGLASNHDGQEAASNSAQSGAAAAISSVPASGPAPSASPPVLGLHREPMYNWQATKSSLKERFAFLFNNELLSDVRFIVGKGRQAQRIPAHKFVLAAGSAVFDAMFNGGMATTSAEIELPDVEPAAFLALLRFLYSDEIHIGPETVMTTLYTAKKYAVPALEGHCVEFLTKHLRADNAFMLLTQARLFDEPQLASLCLDTIDKSTADAINAEGFTDIDLDTLCAVLERDTLSIRENRLFGAVVRWAEAECYRQQLPLTSENKQKVLGKALPLIRFPLMTVEEFAAGPAQSGILFDREVVNLFLHFTVNPKPRVDYIDRPRCCLRGEECSINRFQQVESRWGYSGTSDRIRFNVNKRISIVGFGLYGSIHGPTDYQVNIQIIESDKRITLGQNDTGFSCDGTANTFRVMFKEPVEILPNVSYTACATLKGSDSHYGTKGLKKVTQESATGTKTTFLFFSSPGNNNGTSVEDGQIPEIIYYT; this is encoded by the exons ATGGCGACCGGGAGCGGCGGCAGCATCGGCGGCGGCTTGGCGTCAAACCATGACGGTCAGGAGGCAGCATCCAATTCGGCTCAGTCTGGAGCCGCAGCAGCGATCTCCAGCGTGCCAGCCTCCGGTCCTGCACCGTCAGCCTCCCCGCCTGTCCTCGGCCTTCACCGGGAACCAATGTACAACTGGCAGGCGACGAAGAGCTCCCTGAAGGAGCGCTTCGCCTTCCTCTTCAACAACGAACTGCTCAGCGACGTCAGGTTCATAGTGGGGAAAGGCAGGCAGGCCCAGAGGATACCAGCCCATAAATTCGTCCTGGCCGCTGGCAGTGCCGTTTTTGATGCTATGTTCAACGGAGGAATGGCCACCACTTCGGCTGAAATAGAGCTGCCTGATGTGGAGCCGGCTGCCTTTCTCGCCCTGCTCAG gtTCCTGTATTCTGACGAGATCCACATTGGTCCAGAGACTGTGATGACGACTCTGTATACGGCTAAGAAGTATGCTGTCCCTGCTCTGGAAGGTCACTGTGTGGAGTTCCTCACCAAGCACCTCAGAGCCGACAATGCATTCATGCTGCTTACTCAG GCGAGGTTATTTGATGAGCCTCAACTTGCCAGTCTCTGCTTAGACACCATAGATAAAAGCACTGCAGACGCAATAAACGCAGAGGGCTTCACAGATATTGACCTCG ACACCTTATGTGCAGTGCTAGAAAGAGACACGCTCAGCATCAGGGAGAACCGTCTGTTTGGGGCGGTGGTACGCTGGGCAGAGGCCGAGTGTTACAGACAACAGCTTCCCCTGACCTCAGAGAACAAGCAGAAGGTTCTGGGGAAAGCCCTCCCGCTCATCCGCTTTCCACTCATGACTGTTGAGGAGTTTGCTGCAG GGCCTGCCCAGTCTGGAATATTGTTCGATCGGGAGGTGGTAAatctgtttttacactttacagtAAACCCCAAACCACGGGTCGACTACATTGACAGGCCCCGCTGCTGTCTCAGGGGGGAGGAGTGCAGCATTAATAGATTCCAGCAGGTTGAGAGTCGATGGGGGTACAGTGGTACCAGCGACAGAATCAG ATTCAATGTCAACAAAAGAATATCCATAGTGGGTTTTGGCTTGTATGGTTCAATACATGGACCCACTGACTATCAGGTCAACATACAG ATCATAGAGAGTGACAAACGCATTACACTGGGCCAGAACGACACAGGCTTCAGCTGTGACGGCACAGCAAACACATTCAGAGTGATGTTCAAAGAGCCTGTGGAAATCCTGCCCAATGTCAGCTACACTGCATGCGCCACCTTAAAG GGCTCAGACTCGCATTATGGCACAAAGGGGTTGAAGAAAGTGACCCAGGAATCAGCAACGGGGACCAAGACgacgtttttgtttttcagctcacCTGGAAATAACAATGGTACATCTGTGGAGGATGGACAGATCCCAGAGATCATCTACTACACCTAG
- the LOC130168268 gene encoding AP-1 complex subunit sigma-2-like, translated as MQFMLLFSRQGKLRLQKWYVPLSDKERKKISRDLVQTILARKPKMCSFLEWRDLKIVYKRYASLYFCCAVEDQDNELITLEIIHRYVELLDKYFGSVCELDIIFNFEKAYFILDEFLLGGEAQETSKKNVLKAIEQADLLQEEAEAPRSVLEEIGLT; from the exons ATGCAGTTCATGCTGTTGTTCAGCCGGCAGGGTAAGCTGCGGTTACAGAAATGGTATGTGCCTCTGTCagacaaggagaggaagaagatcTCCAGAGACCTGGTCCAGACCATATTGGCCAGGAAACCCAAGATGTGCAGCTTCTTGGAGTGGAGGGACCTTAAGATTGTGTACAAGAG ATATGCAAGTCTGTATTTCTGCTGTGCAGTAGAGGATCAGGATAATGAGCTGATCACTCTGGAGATCATCCACAGATATGTGGAGCTACTGGACAAATATTTTGGCAGT GTGTGTGAGCTGGATATTATCTTCAACTTTGAAAAGGCCTACTTTATTCTGGATGAGTTCCTGCTGGGCGGAGAGGCACAGGAGACGTCCAAGAAGAACGTGCTGAAGGCCATCGAGCAGgctgacctgctgcaggag GAGGCCGAGGCACCACGGAGCGTTTTAGAAGAAATTGGGCTGACATAA
- the LOC130173390 gene encoding BTB/POZ domain-containing protein 1-like isoform X2 — MATGSGGSIGGGLASNHDGQEAASNSAQSGAAAAISSVPASGPAPSASPPVLGLHREPMYNWQATKSSLKERFAFLFNNELLSDVRFIVGKGRQAQRIPAHKFVLAAGSAVFDAMFNGGMATTSAEIELPDVEPAAFLALLRFLYSDEIHIGPETVMTTLYTAKKYAVPALEGHCVEFLTKHLRADNAFMLLTQARLFDEPQLASLCLDTIDKSTADAINAEGFTDIDLDTLCAVLERDTLSIRENRLFGAVVRWAEAECYRQQLPLTSENKQKVLGKALPLIRFPLMTVEEFAAVNPKPRVDYIDRPRCCLRGEECSINRFQQVESRWGYSGTSDRIRFNVNKRISIVGFGLYGSIHGPTDYQVNIQIIESDKRITLGQNDTGFSCDGTANTFRVMFKEPVEILPNVSYTACATLKGSDSHYGTKGLKKVTQESATGTKTTFLFFSSPGNNNGTSVEDGQIPEIIYYT; from the exons ATGGCGACCGGGAGCGGCGGCAGCATCGGCGGCGGCTTGGCGTCAAACCATGACGGTCAGGAGGCAGCATCCAATTCGGCTCAGTCTGGAGCCGCAGCAGCGATCTCCAGCGTGCCAGCCTCCGGTCCTGCACCGTCAGCCTCCCCGCCTGTCCTCGGCCTTCACCGGGAACCAATGTACAACTGGCAGGCGACGAAGAGCTCCCTGAAGGAGCGCTTCGCCTTCCTCTTCAACAACGAACTGCTCAGCGACGTCAGGTTCATAGTGGGGAAAGGCAGGCAGGCCCAGAGGATACCAGCCCATAAATTCGTCCTGGCCGCTGGCAGTGCCGTTTTTGATGCTATGTTCAACGGAGGAATGGCCACCACTTCGGCTGAAATAGAGCTGCCTGATGTGGAGCCGGCTGCCTTTCTCGCCCTGCTCAG gtTCCTGTATTCTGACGAGATCCACATTGGTCCAGAGACTGTGATGACGACTCTGTATACGGCTAAGAAGTATGCTGTCCCTGCTCTGGAAGGTCACTGTGTGGAGTTCCTCACCAAGCACCTCAGAGCCGACAATGCATTCATGCTGCTTACTCAG GCGAGGTTATTTGATGAGCCTCAACTTGCCAGTCTCTGCTTAGACACCATAGATAAAAGCACTGCAGACGCAATAAACGCAGAGGGCTTCACAGATATTGACCTCG ACACCTTATGTGCAGTGCTAGAAAGAGACACGCTCAGCATCAGGGAGAACCGTCTGTTTGGGGCGGTGGTACGCTGGGCAGAGGCCGAGTGTTACAGACAACAGCTTCCCCTGACCTCAGAGAACAAGCAGAAGGTTCTGGGGAAAGCCCTCCCGCTCATCCGCTTTCCACTCATGACTGTTGAGGAGTTTGCTGCAG tAAACCCCAAACCACGGGTCGACTACATTGACAGGCCCCGCTGCTGTCTCAGGGGGGAGGAGTGCAGCATTAATAGATTCCAGCAGGTTGAGAGTCGATGGGGGTACAGTGGTACCAGCGACAGAATCAG ATTCAATGTCAACAAAAGAATATCCATAGTGGGTTTTGGCTTGTATGGTTCAATACATGGACCCACTGACTATCAGGTCAACATACAG ATCATAGAGAGTGACAAACGCATTACACTGGGCCAGAACGACACAGGCTTCAGCTGTGACGGCACAGCAAACACATTCAGAGTGATGTTCAAAGAGCCTGTGGAAATCCTGCCCAATGTCAGCTACACTGCATGCGCCACCTTAAAG GGCTCAGACTCGCATTATGGCACAAAGGGGTTGAAGAAAGTGACCCAGGAATCAGCAACGGGGACCAAGACgacgtttttgtttttcagctcacCTGGAAATAACAATGGTACATCTGTGGAGGATGGACAGATCCCAGAGATCATCTACTACACCTAG
- the LOC130172240 gene encoding transmembrane 6 superfamily member 1-like isoform X3 gives MRAIVYILGNAVGKYGTHVGPLFLLHMLYISVSVWACFRIFSQPSTQDIQLTSIQEAERKSLLHRPLDLLFIIYLIPALAFCVFRGLVALDCSSKWCQDYTQQYEPYLKDPSAYPKVQMLVSMLYSGPYYIIALYGLLVPGCEWMPDLTLVHSGALAQAQFSHIGASLHTRTPFSYRVPADSQPVFLLVNVLYTLVPQFLCYRCCFRPAFFCRSTPEKKSE, from the exons ATGCGTGCCATAGTCTACATTCTTGGGAATGCTGTGG GGAAATATGGGACCCATGTTGGTCCTCTGTTCCTCCTCCACATGCTGTATATCTCAGTGTCTGTCTGGGCCTGTTTCCGCATCTTCAGCCAGCCCTCCACACAGGACATTCAGTTGACA agtATCCAGGAGGCTGAAAGAAAGAGTTTACTCCACAGACCTCTGGACCTTCTGTTCATTATTTACCTCATCCCTGCTTTGGCTTTCTGTGTCTTCAGAGGCCTG GTCGCTCTGGACTGTTCCAGCAAATGGTGTCAAGACTACACCCAACAGTATGAGCCTTACCTGAAAGACCCTTCAGCCTATCCCAAAGTTCAG ATGCTGGTGAGCATGCTGTACTCTGGGCCATACTACATCATTGCTCTCTATGGGCTGTTGGTCCCAGGATGTGAGTGGATGCCAGACCTGACACTTGTACACTCGGGAGCACTGGCCCAG GCTCAATTCTCTCATATCGGTGCATCCCTTCACACACGGACGCCGTTTTCCTACAGAGTGCCTGCTGACAGCCAGCCTGTCTTCTTGCTGGTCAATGTCCTGTACACTCTGGTGCCTCAGTTTCTGTGCTACCGCTGCTGCTTCAGGCCTGCATTCTTTTGTCGGTCAACGCCagagaagaaaagtgaatgA
- the LOC130172240 gene encoding transmembrane 6 superfamily member 1-like isoform X1 — MSASAGTGVFVLSLMSIPICYLFNSFIYNNSAEAFFFAGCTTVLILAISARFMIKKKAPADPLFYVYAVYAFFSVVNLIIGLEQDNIIDGFVTFYLKEANPHINTAHGHMISFWDGCVHYLIYLLMIAAITWGDSYRAIGLYWVGSFLMRAIVYILGNAVGKYGTHVGPLFLLHMLYISVSVWACFRIFSQPSTQDIQLTSIQEAERKSLLHRPLDLLFIIYLIPALAFCVFRGLVALDCSSKWCQDYTQQYEPYLKDPSAYPKVQMLVSMLYSGPYYIIALYGLLVPGCEWMPDLTLVHSGALAQAQFSHIGASLHTRTPFSYRVPADSQPVFLLVNVLYTLVPQFLCYRCCFRPAFFCRSTPEKKSE, encoded by the exons ATGAGCGCGTCTGCAGGGACGGGGGTGTTTGTGCTCTCTCTGATGTCCATCCCCATCTGCTACTTGTTCAATTCCTTCATTTACAACAACAG TGCTGAAGCTTTCTTCTTCGCTGGGTGTACAACAGTCCTTATCCTGGCCATTTCAGCCCGTTTTATGATCAAGAAGAAGGCTCCAGCAGATCCTCTTTTCTATG TGTATGCAGTGTATGCATTCTTCAGTGTGGTGAATCTGATCATTGGGCTGGAGCAGGACAACATCATTGATggatttgtgacattttaccTCAAAGAGGCAA ATCCACATATTAATACAGCACATGGCCACATGATCTCCTTTTGGGATGGCTGTGTGCACTATCTTATATATCTGCTCATGATTGCTGCAATTACATGGGG GGACAGTTACCGAGCCATTGGACTGTACTGGGTGGGATCTTTTCTCATGCGTGCCATAGTCTACATTCTTGGGAATGCTGTGG GGAAATATGGGACCCATGTTGGTCCTCTGTTCCTCCTCCACATGCTGTATATCTCAGTGTCTGTCTGGGCCTGTTTCCGCATCTTCAGCCAGCCCTCCACACAGGACATTCAGTTGACA agtATCCAGGAGGCTGAAAGAAAGAGTTTACTCCACAGACCTCTGGACCTTCTGTTCATTATTTACCTCATCCCTGCTTTGGCTTTCTGTGTCTTCAGAGGCCTG GTCGCTCTGGACTGTTCCAGCAAATGGTGTCAAGACTACACCCAACAGTATGAGCCTTACCTGAAAGACCCTTCAGCCTATCCCAAAGTTCAG ATGCTGGTGAGCATGCTGTACTCTGGGCCATACTACATCATTGCTCTCTATGGGCTGTTGGTCCCAGGATGTGAGTGGATGCCAGACCTGACACTTGTACACTCGGGAGCACTGGCCCAG GCTCAATTCTCTCATATCGGTGCATCCCTTCACACACGGACGCCGTTTTCCTACAGAGTGCCTGCTGACAGCCAGCCTGTCTTCTTGCTGGTCAATGTCCTGTACACTCTGGTGCCTCAGTTTCTGTGCTACCGCTGCTGCTTCAGGCCTGCATTCTTTTGTCGGTCAACGCCagagaagaaaagtgaatgA
- the crybgx gene encoding crystallin beta gamma X, translating to MQLKLGSVLQRAFYGSSGRVTLFEQRNFAGRRLDLSSDCARLSDKNFPERCNSVQVESGAWVAYEHENFRGRQYLWDMSDRGEYNCYDKWCAQVDHVSSVRSVKQDNNPAKAQLFERAGFSGKKMEIQDDIPNLMSRYSLNRVASIRVLGGAWVVYQEPNYRGPHYILEKRDYNNFSDWGSQNNTVGSMRRVRFN from the exons ATGCAACT CAAGCTGGGGTCTGTGCTCCAACGTGCCTTCTACGGGTCCAGTGGGAGG GTGACCCTTTTCGAGCAGAGGAACTTCGCCGGCCGACGGCTGGACCTGAGTTCTGACTGTGCCAGGCTCAGTGACAAGAACTTCCCAGAGAGATGTAACTCTGTGCAGGTGGAGAGCGGAGC ATGGGTCGCTTATGAGCATGAGAACTTCCGGGGCCGTCAGTACCTGTGGGACATGTCCGACCGGGGAGAGTACAACTGCTACGACAAGTGGTGTGCTCAGGTGGACCACGTCTCCTCTGTCCGCTCTGtcaaacag GACAACAACCCTGCCAAAGCTCAGCTGTTCGAACGAGCCGGCTTCTCCGGTAAGAAGATGGAGATCCAGGACGACATCCCCAACCTGATGAGCCGTTACAGCCTCAACAGAGTCGCCTCCATCCGCGTCCTCGGAGGAGC gtgggtggTGTATCAGGAGCCAAACTACAGAGGACCTCATTACATCCTGGAGAAGCGTGATTACAACAACTTCTCTGACTGGGGCAGTCAGAACAACACCGTGGGTTCCATGCGCAGAGTCCGCTTCAACTAA
- the LOC130172240 gene encoding transmembrane 6 superfamily member 1-like isoform X2, whose protein sequence is MISFWDGCVHYLIYLLMIAAITWGDSYRAIGLYWVGSFLMRAIVYILGNAVGKYGTHVGPLFLLHMLYISVSVWACFRIFSQPSTQDIQLTSIQEAERKSLLHRPLDLLFIIYLIPALAFCVFRGLVALDCSSKWCQDYTQQYEPYLKDPSAYPKVQMLVSMLYSGPYYIIALYGLLVPGCEWMPDLTLVHSGALAQAQFSHIGASLHTRTPFSYRVPADSQPVFLLVNVLYTLVPQFLCYRCCFRPAFFCRSTPEKKSE, encoded by the exons ATGATCTCCTTTTGGGATGGCTGTGTGCACTATCTTATATATCTGCTCATGATTGCTGCAATTACATGGGG GGACAGTTACCGAGCCATTGGACTGTACTGGGTGGGATCTTTTCTCATGCGTGCCATAGTCTACATTCTTGGGAATGCTGTGG GGAAATATGGGACCCATGTTGGTCCTCTGTTCCTCCTCCACATGCTGTATATCTCAGTGTCTGTCTGGGCCTGTTTCCGCATCTTCAGCCAGCCCTCCACACAGGACATTCAGTTGACA agtATCCAGGAGGCTGAAAGAAAGAGTTTACTCCACAGACCTCTGGACCTTCTGTTCATTATTTACCTCATCCCTGCTTTGGCTTTCTGTGTCTTCAGAGGCCTG GTCGCTCTGGACTGTTCCAGCAAATGGTGTCAAGACTACACCCAACAGTATGAGCCTTACCTGAAAGACCCTTCAGCCTATCCCAAAGTTCAG ATGCTGGTGAGCATGCTGTACTCTGGGCCATACTACATCATTGCTCTCTATGGGCTGTTGGTCCCAGGATGTGAGTGGATGCCAGACCTGACACTTGTACACTCGGGAGCACTGGCCCAG GCTCAATTCTCTCATATCGGTGCATCCCTTCACACACGGACGCCGTTTTCCTACAGAGTGCCTGCTGACAGCCAGCCTGTCTTCTTGCTGGTCAATGTCCTGTACACTCTGGTGCCTCAGTTTCTGTGCTACCGCTGCTGCTTCAGGCCTGCATTCTTTTGTCGGTCAACGCCagagaagaaaagtgaatgA